One window of the Deltaproteobacteria bacterium genome contains the following:
- a CDS encoding XRE family transcriptional regulator: MKKNASKGSEDRPIAKSFGQVLQQLRQDRGLSQEELGFASGYHRTYISLLERGHKSPSLRTIFELAKALKVEPSEIVERVQSLATYRSKKQA; the protein is encoded by the coding sequence ATGAAGAAAAACGCTTCAAAAGGCTCGGAAGACAGGCCTATTGCCAAGTCGTTTGGCCAGGTTCTCCAGCAACTTCGCCAAGACCGTGGCCTCTCTCAAGAAGAACTTGGGTTTGCCAGCGGGTATCACCGCACATATATAAGTCTGCTTGAACGGGGGCATAAAAGCCCGTCTCTTCGCACCATCTTTGAATTAGCCAAGGCGTTAAAGGTAGAGCCGTCCGAGATAGTTGAGCGAGTTCAGTCTCTTGCCACCTATCGTTCCAAAAAACAGGCATAA